Genomic segment of Geminocystis herdmanii PCC 6308:
TTTGCGTCGTCAAGAAAATAATCAGGATAAAAACGATATTCTTTCCACCCTGCTGACGGCAGTGGATGAAGAAGGGCAACCCATGAGCGACTTAGAATTACGAGATGAATTAATGTTAATGCTATTTGCAGGGCATGAAACAACTGCCATCGCCATGACATGGGCGTTATATTGGTTACACCGTCAACCAGAAGTTAAAACAAAGTTACTAGCAGAATTAGCTGAAAATGTCGATCGAGATGGTGCTAGTATTTTTAAACTACCCTATTTAACCGCAGTCTGTAACGAAATCTTAAGGATTCATCCCGTAGCGATGTTAACTTTTCCTCGACAGGTGATGACAGAGACAGAATTATTAGGGCAAAAAATTACTAAAAATACAGTACTATTAGGGTGTATTTATTTAACTCATCATCGAGAAGACTTATACCCCGAAGCAGATAAATTTCAACCCGAAAGATTTTTAAATCGTCAATATTCACCCTATGAATTTATGCCTTTTGGCGGTGGAGTTAGACGTTGTTTAGGGGAAGTTTTAGCCTTGTATGAAATGAAACTTTCGATCGTGCATATTATCACGAATTATGATTTAAGTCTAGCAGAAAAAAAAGTCTTAAAACCCAAAAGAAGAGGAGTTGTTTTAAGCCCAGAAAGTGGTGTTAAAATGATTTTTAATGGCAAAAAGTAATGGAGAATGCAGAATGGAGAATGCAGAATGCAGAATGAATAGGAGATACTTTTAATTATTAATTCCTAATTCCTAACTCCTAATTCTTAATTCTTAATTCTTAATTCTTAATTCTTAATTCTTATAAACTTCCTCTAATTTCCTCAATTACTCCATCTCGTAAAATGATTTCCACATTCAGTTTTTCTACTAAATTATCACCTTCTTGAACATCAAAAAAACTTTCCATTTGTGCTTGAAAAACCTCCTGCCCTAATTCTAATAATTGCACTTGTTGCATTTGCTGTAAAAATTGGTTTTTTTGTTGCAACATTTCCCCTTTTTTCTGATTAACTTGCCCTTGAATATTCTCAATTTGTTGAGGTGCTTGTAAACTGCCTTGTTTTCTAATTTCAGCGATGGCACTTTGACCTTGTTGATCTAACTGTATCATTTGTTGGTCAATTTGAGCAATTTGTGCTTGTAACTGTTTTTGTGCTTCATCCTGCCAAGCTGGAGTAACAATTACTTTGACATTGACTGGACGTTTTAAGGTTAATTTGTTTGTCATGATACAGAAATTTTCTCTCGTTTTAATGCTAATTTTTTTTGTACTTTCAGTATGATTGAGAATTGAGAATTAATCAATCATTGTGGTTAAAATCATGAAAATCAATCAATCACCCTCCTTGAAACAAATAAGTATATTAGTTCTATTCTCCTCTGAGAGAATCAGGTGAATCTATGTTAACCGAGTGGGAAATTAAAATCATACAAATAATTGTTTTGCGTAACTACTATAATTTATTAGTGAGTTGACGAGCTTTGTAAAAAGTTTCTAAACTATGGGTATCCCCCACAAAACGCCAGTGCCAAGGCTCGTAACTGATACCTTGTAAATTATCAGGGGTAAAAGACAATTCAAAGCTATATTTAGCGGCATTTTGGCTTAACCATTTGTAGGCGGGAGTTTGTTCAAAATTGGTGTTTAAATTAGTTGCAGGTGCATTACCGTCTCCAATGTCAACAGCGTATCCTGTATGATGTTCACTGTATCCCGGTGGAGCGCTTACTTCCGCTCTTTTTGAGGTGGGTTGTTTCCGTTGTTCTTTAATTTTAAAAAAGAGATATTCTTGATCTGAGATCGATCGAAATCCAGAAATGGGAGTTAAAATGATACCTTGTGCCCTTGCATCCCTCTGCATTTGTAAGAATTTATCGGCGGCTTTTTCTCTTAAACGAATCGCACCATCACGAGTTATGGGTTTTAACTCACTTTGAGGGGCTTCTTCGTAGGCTAAATGTCCTAAAATATTATCGGGGATTGCTTCTTCATTTGGAGGGGGTGGGGTAGATTCATCGGGGCTAGTGACAACTTCTTCTTCCGTGGTTGGAGTATTATTAACCTGTGGTGACGGGGCAGAATCGCCATTGTTGAATAATAATAAAACTACTGCTAATAATCCCACCGTAGCCCCAATTATACCAATAATCAGTATTTTAGGTTCGATCGATCGATTTCCCTTACTGGGGGTTTTTTGTAATTCCCTTAAAGCAACTGGAATTTCATCCATAGACTTCACATTTCTTGATTTAATCTTAATTATTTTAGCCTTTGTTGTACTAATTAGGCGTTGCTTAAAAAGTATTTTGATGAGGGGAGGAGAAAAGAGTTAGGAGTGAGGAGATAGGAGAAATACCTAAAAATCAAGGTTTCAGGATTTTGTCTATATAAAAATAAAATTTAGTCAAAACCATCATAAAAAGTTCGATCGAATTTTGTCGCCCCCTGTATTTTTACCACCTTACTAGCAAATTCTTGCGCCCGTTGAAGGGTGGTAGATATATCCCATTGTTTGAGGATACCCAAAATTAACACACTAGAAAAAGCATCTCCTGCGCCTACGGTATCAACGACGACGGTATTTTGAGAGGGAGAAACTTGATAATTTTGCTGAGGTGAGGTGAAAGAAGTTGCCCCAGCTTTGCCTTGAGTTAAGGTAATTTGGGTTAAGGAATAATGACTAAATAAGTAATTAATTTGACTTTCTGTATTTTTTTCTTGAGGTACTATTAAGGGCAATTCATCTTGATTCAATTTTAACCATGATGTTTGCGATAGTAGGGATTCGATCGAGCTTAAATCCCAAAAGGGCGATCGTAAGTTAACATCAAAGAAGATAGAAGGAGAAACATCCTTTTTGATACTATCAAGGGTTGCTTGAGAAGTCTGATTTCGTAAAGCTAAACTGCCATGATAAAGAAGACTATTTTTATCAAGATAGGGAATAGAAGATGAGTCTATAAAATCATAGGCACTATTTTGGACAATATCATAATAAGGCTCATTATCCTTAAATTTTACATCTACAACTCCTGTGGGGTATTGCTTATCAGTTTGTATTCCCGATAAATCCATGCCCCAATCCTTCATACTTTGTTTAATCTTTTCTCCTTCGGAGTCATTACCGACACGGGAGATAAATAAAGGAGAGACTCCAAAACCTTGTAAATGCCACGCCACATTAAAGGGTGCGCCACCCAATACCATTTTACCATCAGGAAATCGATCGAACAAAACTTCACCAAAAATAATTACTTGTGAATGAGTCATAAATTGATAATTAATAATAAAGAATAGGAAATAGGGAATAGGAAATAGGGAATAGGAAATAGGGAATAGGAAATAGGGAATAGGAAATAGGGAATAGGAAATAGGGAATAGGAAATAGGGAATAGGGAATAGGGAATAGGAAATAGGGAATAGGGAATAGGGAATAGGGAATAGGGAATAGGGAATAGCGTGTTAATCAATAGCCCACCGTGTAATGAATTACACGGACAACAATATAACGTTCAATAAATTGAACTCTAAATTTTTGAAAGAGGGTAACATTCTTAATTCTTAATTCTTAATTCTTAATTCTTAATTCTTAATTAATTTTCTGAGCAATAATAGCTCGATGACGGCAACTAATAGGCACAATTTTAGGGGTTGAAAATCCATATTTAGTGAACACAGATGCCATATCTAAGCTAAAATATTGATCTAAATAAGGCTCAGTACTTTTTAATAAAGTCAAGACATAACGAGGCATTTTTTGATAAATTTCTGATTGTGGATTCATGTCCATGATGGCAAAAAAACCACCTTTTTTAAGGAGTTTATTACTATGGGAAATAATATTTTCTGCTGCCGATTGAGGTAATTCATGAAAGATTAAAAAATTGGAAATTAAATCAAAAGATTCGAGGGGTAAATTGTTATTTTCTCCTGCGTCATGAATCCAATTAATGGTTTTTCCTTTCTGTTGTGCTTGATATTTGGCAACCGCTAAAAAATAGGGAGATAAATCTAACCCTGAAATGTGACTGTGAGGATAGGCTTCCTGTAAAGCAAATGTACTTAAACCGACACCGCAACCAATATCTAAGATATTCTCAGGATTTGTTGATATTTGGGTTTGTAAAAATTCATGATAGCTTTTTCTCAGATTTCGATCGCCATCAGGTTGGGGAGTTTTCGAGTAGATAGTAGAATGCACACTATAAGCGGCAGATTCTAATTCCCAAGCGGCATCCCAACTCATATTACCTTTTTCGTAGGCATGAAAAGAGGTTAAATAATAGGGGGGATATTGAAGATTCGGATTTTCGATGGCGTTAATTTCTTCCTGCCAAGAATGATTTTGCAGATTCTGCACGTTATCTTCCCAATTTACCCCAATCAGATGCGCTCGTTTGATGATCATTTTTCGAGCTTGGGCTTTCGCAAATTCCGCTAAGGGTTTAATATTGAGTAATCCGTTGATTAATTTTGTACTAAAATTTTGTTTAAGTTCGATCGTGCTTGATGTCATATAAATAATTGAGAATGGAAAATGAAAAATGTCTAATGAAAAATGAATAATAATTGATTAATACCTATTACCTATGAATTTCTAATTCGTTTTTAGTAATTTGATGACGATAACGAAACATATCTTCAAGGCGAGAATTTACCCACCACCCTAGCATAATATCACTTAACCAACCACCGGGTATTTGGTACTCGATCGAATCCGTTAAAATAGTATCCGTACCTTTAGCCTCAAAACGATGATAATGTACCCATGAATCCATAGGTCCTTCGATTTGTTCATCCGTAAATAGTTTATACTGTTGGTATTGAGTATGACGGGCTACCCAAAGAATATTGATAAAGCCAAACATCAGCAAAAATTCGCTAGTCGCACCAATATTTAAACCCCCTTGTCGGCGAATTACTTTGACAGGTTGCCAAGGAGGAGTAAGTAATTCGAGAATATCATCTCTTTCGTGAAACTGCCAAACTTTCTCTACAGAAGCCTTAATTTGACTGGAATATTGAAATTTAACCATAAAACCTTTGTCATTCTCCTGATGTTTTTTGAGGGGATATACGATCGAACTATTCTGTCATTGCAAAGCACGAACCTTCCCCTATATTTTCTTTTCTAACTCTGATACTATACATAAAAATAACAGAAAAAATCCTCAAAAGTGAAA
This window contains:
- a CDS encoding cytochrome P450, with the protein product MAQINVLTTPIIQQKIKWVLDPVGYLREAYKQHPDIFTASISGLGSDSLVFVSHPQAIQQILTNDRQQFFANGELNSILTPVVGFSSLLSLDGENHKRERKLLMPSFHGERMEIYADLITEITENIFSNLKQGEVFIARELMQEISLQVIMKIVFGLSEGHRFDRMKDLIKAILDRFNNPINISFLFYDKLQKDFGAWSPWGSFIRTRKALDELIYNEINLRRQENNQDKNDILSTLLTAVDEEGQPMSDLELRDELMLMLFAGHETTAIAMTWALYWLHRQPEVKTKLLAELAENVDRDGASIFKLPYLTAVCNEILRIHPVAMLTFPRQVMTETELLGQKITKNTVLLGCIYLTHHREDLYPEADKFQPERFLNRQYSPYEFMPFGGGVRRCLGEVLALYEMKLSIVHIITNYDLSLAEKKVLKPKRRGVVLSPESGVKMIFNGKK
- a CDS encoding YlqD family protein, whose protein sequence is MTNKLTLKRPVNVKVIVTPAWQDEAQKQLQAQIAQIDQQMIQLDQQGQSAIAEIRKQGSLQAPQQIENIQGQVNQKKGEMLQQKNQFLQQMQQVQLLELGQEVFQAQMESFFDVQEGDNLVEKLNVEIILRDGVIEEIRGSL
- a CDS encoding M15 family metallopeptidase encodes the protein MKSMDEIPVALRELQKTPSKGNRSIEPKILIIGIIGATVGLLAVVLLLFNNGDSAPSPQVNNTPTTEEEVVTSPDESTPPPPNEEAIPDNILGHLAYEEAPQSELKPITRDGAIRLREKAADKFLQMQRDARAQGIILTPISGFRSISDQEYLFFKIKEQRKQPTSKRAEVSAPPGYSEHHTGYAVDIGDGNAPATNLNTNFEQTPAYKWLSQNAAKYSFELSFTPDNLQGISYEPWHWRFVGDTHSLETFYKARQLTNKL
- a CDS encoding carbohydrate kinase family protein — its product is MTHSQVIIFGEVLFDRFPDGKMVLGGAPFNVAWHLQGFGVSPLFISRVGNDSEGEKIKQSMKDWGMDLSGIQTDKQYPTGVVDVKFKDNEPYYDIVQNSAYDFIDSSSIPYLDKNSLLYHGSLALRNQTSQATLDSIKKDVSPSIFFDVNLRSPFWDLSSIESLLSQTSWLKLNQDELPLIVPQEKNTESQINYLFSHYSLTQITLTQGKAGATSFTSPQQNYQVSPSQNTVVVDTVGAGDAFSSVLILGILKQWDISTTLQRAQEFASKVVKIQGATKFDRTFYDGFD
- a CDS encoding class I SAM-dependent methyltransferase, producing the protein MTSSTIELKQNFSTKLINGLLNIKPLAEFAKAQARKMIIKRAHLIGVNWEDNVQNLQNHSWQEEINAIENPNLQYPPYYLTSFHAYEKGNMSWDAAWELESAAYSVHSTIYSKTPQPDGDRNLRKSYHEFLQTQISTNPENILDIGCGVGLSTFALQEAYPHSHISGLDLSPYFLAVAKYQAQQKGKTINWIHDAGENNNLPLESFDLISNFLIFHELPQSAAENIISHSNKLLKKGGFFAIMDMNPQSEIYQKMPRYVLTLLKSTEPYLDQYFSLDMASVFTKYGFSTPKIVPISCRHRAIIAQKIN
- a CDS encoding SRPBCC family protein, yielding MVKFQYSSQIKASVEKVWQFHERDDILELLTPPWQPVKVIRRQGGLNIGATSEFLLMFGFINILWVARHTQYQQYKLFTDEQIEGPMDSWVHYHRFEAKGTDTILTDSIEYQIPGGWLSDIMLGWWVNSRLEDMFRYRHQITKNELEIHR